The nucleotide sequence TTATATCACAGCCGCATATCTCAATATTATCTATCTTTTTTTTCAAACTATTAAAATACTTACCTATTTTTTTCTGAAGAGTTAATGCATGTTCTAAACTTGTAGAATAAACACTAACTTGATAAATATCTCTTGAATATTCAAACTCATATTTAGGATTTGAACTTTGAAGAGAATAAACTATATAGCTTTTATCATTATCTACATTGCTGTCCTCAACAAAATCCAAATAAACACCTGCCGTTTTTTTATCTTCTTGAGAATAATAACCCTTCTGTATTTCAAAATATAGCAAAATATTCATCAGTTGAAGATTATAATAGAGTTTTAAATAATGTAAGTTTTACAGGTGCATCCAGCTGGGACGATTTATTATTAAAATGGCTTGAAGGAATAAAAAATAATGAAGTTGCAGGAGTTGAGCTGTATATTCAGCAGGGAGGATATGCTGTATCATTATTTCCAGGTGCCGCAGTGGCTTATAATGGAAGTATTCAGACATCTGGAAATTTAGTAACAAAAGATTTTTCTGATGGAGTACAAATAGCTTTGAATAAAGACACTTATGTAGGTAATAATCCTTCTTATATAAATATTGATATTCCTCAGTCATATTCAGCACAAGCATCCAAAATGTATAAAACAGTTAGTAAAGATGATAAGTCTTATACACCTAAATACAGACATGTATTATTTGATAAAGACGGAAATATTAAGGAATATTAAATTAAATAGGAGAATATATTTATGAAAAAAATACTTTTTATAATTAGCATTTTAATTTTATCTATTATTTCTTGTAATAGGAATAATGTTACAAACCCTATAGAATCAAGCGGAGGATTAATATATCCAGACGGAAATATGGAAAAAAGAACTTATTATGCTTACTATAGAATGCAAGAAAATAAACCTTATAATTTTTATAAAGTAGCAGAGTATGATAAATTGATTGTATATGTTATGGAGGGCAGCGGATATAATCAGGAAAGTCTGGATTATATAGCGAATGTATTTAATAATAATTATGCTGAAGAAGTAAGAATATATGGAGAACATACAGATGTTGATAAGAATATAATAAAGAACTTGGGTGGGTGCTTTAATTTCTAATTAAACTATAAATATAATTAAAATTAGAATTTCAAAATAAAGTTATAGAAATAAAAGGGTGGGGTATGTAAATAAAATTTTAAAATATAAAAAATTATTTATGCTATAATTTATATAATGGTGATCTTCATTATATTGAGATTTAAATGTAATTTTTTAAAAAGAATAAGGATAAATCTAAATTAGAAAAATCTTTGTTGAAAGATTATGAGAAAGCTTTGTAATTAGATCCTAATAATAATGCTGTTATAGAATATATAAAGAAAATTGAAGATAACTATATTTTATAATATATTGTTTTTTTTATTGATATTAAATATAATTATTTCAGAGGTATATATTATGGTTTTTAAAGTTATTGTTCATCAAGATGAAGATGGTTTCTGGGCAGAAGTTCCATCTATAAAAGGTTGTTTTACTCAAGCTAATACTATGGAAGAATTAGAATTCAATATTAAAGAAGCTATTGAGGGATGTCTTTCAGTTGATATTGAAGAATATAATAAAGATAATATTATAAAAACTATTGATGTAGTATTATGAAAACCATAAGCGGTAAAAAATTTTGTAAATTATTAGAAAGTCATGGTTGGCTTCTTGCTAGAATAAATGGAAGTCATTATATTTATGTAAAGTCAGGAAGTGATTTGAGAATATCGGTGCCAGTGCATAAAAATGATGATCTAAAGATAGGACTTTTGAAAAAATTATTAAAGATTACTGATATATCGGAAGATGAATTATAATAACTTTATTCTAATTCCCGCCCATTTTGTTTTATGGCTTTCTTTGTTATTATTGTTCTATTATTCTTTTTAGTCTCTTCTGTTTTCCTCTGCCTCTGCTTTTTTTAGTAAAGCTAAATAATCTTCATAAGTTTTTGTTTTATCTTTAGTAGACGCAGATAAATTATTATTCGCTTCTATTTCTTTATCTGTTATACTAATGCCGTCTATTGAAAGAGCTTTTCTTTCTCTAATATTTGTATTTAATCTAGTAATCTCAGCATTTAATGCATCCTGCTGAGACTTCCATTTCTCTACTTCTTTTCTAGCTTCTTCTAATAACTCTGGACGAACTGCACCTGCCGCATCTAATGAATTTAAATCCTGATATATTCCTTTATCAAAATATTCTTGTGCCTTCTTATATTCTTCTGTTACTTTTTTATAATTTTCAGCTGCTATAGCTAGTTTTTCAGCTTCCTCTGAAGTCATGAAATCTTCATCTTTAGCTTTTCTAGCATCTATAACACTGTAAGCATCAAGCATTTTGGTTTTTAAGTTTGGAAATAATGAAGTAAGTTCTTCTGTTAATTCATTTAATCTTTTTGTTTCCTCTGCATCAAGATTTTTTGCTTTTGCTAAATTGTTATATTCTCTAAATAGTAAAGCTATATTATCAGCTTCTCTATTTAATCCCATCAAATCAGATGTATCTGTAGTAGAATTATCATAAAGTTCTTTTTTTAATTTTCTTATTTCTTGCCCTGTCTTATAAGCATTTACTGCCAATGCTGCAAGACCTGCACTAACTGCTGTAACAATTCCAATAGGAGTAGCAACCATTACTGTATTTAATGCTTTCCAAGCTGTACTTAATCCTTGAATAGAGCTTGCGGCTGTCTTTAATGTAGATACCGCATTTTTAAAATCTTTTATAGTTTTCTTAGCTTCTGTTATTCCTTTTGAAAGTCCCACTATAGCTTTTAAAGCAGGACCGAAACCTGCTGCTAAAGAAACAAATCCTACACTTGCTGCCTGCAAAGGTGCTGGTAAGTCGCTGAATGTTTTTATTAAAGATAAAATAGTACATCTTACAAGTTTAATCGTATAAAATTAGCWGAAGTTTTATTAGAAAAAGGTGCAGATATTAATGCTCAAGATTATAATGGATACACTTCTTTAATTTGGGCTTGTGCATCATCAGGATCAAGGTTTGCTGAACCGTATGTTAAATTTCTAGTAGAAAAAGGAGCCGATGTAAATATAGAAGATGACCATGGAGATACTGCTTTAGATATGGCAGAGTATTTTAAACTTAGAAAAATTGCAGGTATGAGTCTCAGGCTTCCAGCTTGGAAGAGACTGCTGCTTCTATGAATGAGATGGCTGGTGCTATCAAAGAATCAGCAGAAAGTGTTTCACAAAGCACTTCTATGGTGTTAGATGCTAAGGAATCTTTAAATAAGGCTGGTGATATAGTAGCAGACAGTGTAAATAAGATGAATGATGTATATGAAGCTAGTTCTAAAATAATGGATATTACTAAACTATTTGCTATATCTCCCCACTCATCAATTTTGAAAAACGATATGATTAATAATGGAGGTCTCTTATTAGCTATTGATAATTATTATTATTATTATTATGAAATAGATGATAAAGGTTGGTGTGAAGTATATTATATGCCTCCGAATGCTATATACTCAGGATTTTCATTAACTATTTTTATATCCATATATAATATCTCAGCATTATTATTTTTATCCAATAGCAAATCATTTCCATAAAAATAACCATTATATGTAGAACCTGAATAACTAGTATTCAGTTCTAATAACAAAATTATAATTTTACCATTCTTATCAACATCTGTATGTTCTCCATATATTCTCTAATAGCTATGGGTTGACAGAAGACTGTATGATGGAAATGAGTTTGCAAAGACTTCTGCTTTATTATACAGCTTCTTTAAATTTGCCTTATATTATAGAAGTAGAAGAGAAAACTAAATCAAACAATTCTTCATCTGAAATAAAACAGGGAAATAAAACTATAAAAAAAGAAAGACAAGGTTTATGGGAAATAGAAACTATTACGGTAAATAATTAGCAATAATAAAAAAGGAATAAAAAACGAAAAAAAGCCAAATCGATAATTTATTATCGATTTTCTCAAAGGCTTTTTTGAGTTTAGCAATAATGAGTAAATTAAATGTATATATTAATGCAGATGCTTCTCAAGCTATTGAGGCATTTGGAAAACTTAAAGATAAAACAACAGAAGGAATGCCATTCCCTTCTGAAGTTAGTATAACAGATATGTATATTTATAGATATGTAGGAAATAATCCGCTTTATGATAGTTCTGCTTATTTGGATGGAAGATTAGATAGATTTAATTTTTATGCTATAGATGGTTATGCTACAAGTTCAGTACACCTTCTAACACCGACATCCGCAACAGGTACTTGCCAAGGACCAACAGATTGACTTTTTAGAGAACATGTTGTTCTTAGTTTAGAAGAATATCTAATCATATAACAACTCCTTTAAAGAATATCCATTACTCAAGATATTCTTTAAATCATTTATTATTTAATAATAAATATAACACAAATATAAATAAATGTCAATAGTATATAAAATATTTTTATAACTTTTTTATATAAATATTTTTCAATGCAAATAAAAAAGAGGCTTTTTGCAGCCAACTTTTTATCAAAATTTTATCATTATTTTTGATAAATAACTTCTTTCCATAAAGCACTAATAGTTAAACCAGTATCAGTAAATGTAAAAATCTCTTCAATTCCTACAACAGTTGTTTTAAATAAATTATCAGATAATTTAAAATATTGTTATTTTGTAACTGTAAGCTATGGGGTAGAATAATCTCCATTAAGATAAGGAGTAGTTCCTACGTTCTTTAAAATAATATTTTTATTAAATTTCTTTTCTATATTTCTAGCACTAATCAATGTTTCCATTATAAGCAACTTAATATTATCATAAATAACCTGCTGTATTAATAAAATAGGAATAAATAAGAAATGGCTTTTACCATAGTTTTTATAATTATTTTTTCCAGTAAGCTGAATAATGCCTCTGCCTCTATATTTATAGCCTTCATCTTGGCCATTACCCAAACGTCCGCCATAAACAAAGTTGCCAATAGCCTCAGCTCCCTGAATACATAACTTTTTAGCATTTTCCAAACGTTCCAGCATTATATTATTATAATTAAAATTATTTTTTTCTATTCTTTCATCTATTTTAGAATCAAAACTATTAGAAAGCTCTTCTTTAAAATTATTTAAGTTTTCTTTCTCTTCTTCTAAAAATTTAGTTTGCTCCTCTTTAGATTCATTTATTTTATTATTTAAACTTTCTATTTCTCTTTTATATTCTTCTGAATGAGTATTCAATTTATCATTGATATTATTAATATTATACAAAAAAATAATATATCTGAGGAGCTTAAAGATATTTTTGAGAAAGGAACTCATTTATTAGGAGCTCGCAGAGAATTAATGCTTTATCTAGGAAAACAAGTAGTTCATGGCTTAAATCTTGCCTTCATATCTAGAAGCGTACCTGCTACTCTTAATCCTTTACCTTATTATGAATTAATAATAATAAATATTAATGAAACAGGAAAAACTTGTATTGTAAGGAGAGAAACCATATTAAAATCTTCAGAATCTGCAATCGGAGGTATAATCTGTTCCAAAGAAGATGAAGCTCCTATAAGAATAATTAATTCTACAGAGGCTAATAATCTGAGCAGGGATAGAATTATAATATCTTACATTATCAAGTTTTATCCAATTAGGCTCTTCAGGAGTTCTTATCTTTTTTTGTATAGGAGGTAAATCTCCTCCAAGAGCACTATAAGAATATACCGAATCAGCATTATCATAAGCTGAAGAATTAGGCTCTACTTGCCAATTTACACCGTCAGTAGTTGACCGGCCTGTGAAGAACAAAAAAAGACTTGAATTGACTTCCGTTATAAAATCATCAGCTTCTCTTGCTTTAATAAATAAAATATTTTTCTTATTCATTTCACCGCAGGTGCTCCTTCGGAGGCAGTATTCTTCTAGTTTATTAAGTCCGTTTCTATATTGTCTTTTTGTGTGATTGCTTTTTGTTTTTGAACAAGGTGTATGCTAGTCTATGGGGATGGGTTCTCCGGCAGAAGATATAGATTCAGATGATAAATTCAGGAGAGAACTTACTTCTAAACAAGCAGCTGAATTGGATGCTAAAAATAA is from Brachyspira hampsonii and encodes:
- a CDS encoding type II toxin-antitoxin system HicB family antitoxin, with amino-acid sequence MVFKVIVHQDEDGFWAEVPSIKGCFTQANTMEELEFNIKEAIEGCLSVDIEEYNKDNIIKTIDVVL
- a CDS encoding type II toxin-antitoxin system HicA family toxin — protein: MKTISGKKFCKLLESHGWLLARINGSHYIYVKSGSDLRISVPVHKNDDLKIGLLKKLLKITDISEDEL